One Arachis hypogaea cultivar Tifrunner chromosome 2, arahy.Tifrunner.gnm2.J5K5, whole genome shotgun sequence genomic window, CAAGTTCCCGATCCATCTCACAATCCGTATCAGAGACTTTCAAAACATTGACACCGTCTGTAGAAACTGAAACATTGTGACGGCATGACTGATAATCCCAAAAAAAATTCCCAAGCCACCACCATAACTCACACACACGAAGCCTAACTCCTGAATACCGGGAGACCATCCTTCCCACCCATGGAAAGATAACAGGCATTGTACATCGCCAACCAATCCCGTCCCAGCAACAACTAAAAGAAGACAACCGCCCACCCTACAAAACCTGGGCCCCCGACGGCTAGGGAGAAAAAGTAGTCCAAATAATTCAAGAACTATGCCTCCGGGTGCAAGACCTCGAAGGTCGGGTTACGACCAAGGAATGGTATCACGCGGAACACGGAAGCCATGCGACTTCCAGAACCCGATCTCATCGTGAAACCAGAAACAACAGGTCACCCGAATAACGACACAGCAAGAGACACGACTGCAGCATTTTCTGGGACCCGAAACGCCGACGTGAAGAAGACGACCACGGCTCCACCGGAAAACCAAGCGAGCAAGAAGCGAACATGTCGTAGTGGGAGCCACCCCTTTCACCGAAAGAATTCTAAGAGCCAAGCTTCCAAAGGGCTTTGACAAGAATAAAACCTAAAATACAACGGGACCAAAAATTTTCAGGAACACctaacggcctttgaggccaggatgaacttgGAAGGAGCTACCAACGCGGTCCAGTGCATGGCTTTTCCAGTAACCCTGGCCGTCCTcgcaatcaaatggttcaacgtCCTCTCAAATGGCTCCAGAACCAGCTTTCATGATATCTCCACAGTGACCGACGACATGGCTACATACTTCGTCCATGAAGGATGTTGTGGCCACCACGTAGGAGGGAAACGCTGGCCCAAAAAATCGTCCGATCAGGCTACTTCTGGCCTTCCATCATAAAGGACTCCCTATAATTAGTCAAAAGTTGCGACAAGTGCCAAATCCATTTCGATTTTTACCAAGCCGCCCCACAAAAGCTCAGCACCATAATGGCAGATCGGCTCTTCGGAACATGGGAATTGACCTCGTCGGCCCTTTTCCACAGCTCCCAGGCAACTCTGACACCTCGTCATTGTAATCTTAAACAACAGAACCCAAGTCGCGGGACACACCACGGTAGAGGAAAATGCGAAATCAGTAGATTGAGAAAATGCGAAGCAATGTGAAGAAAGAAAACTagggaaaataaaagaaaataaaaaactgttACAGAAGCAAAAGACCAAAAACACCCCAAAGAAGATAAAAAGGTGAAAGGCAAAAGCAGAAAAACAACCCAAACATCCCTTCACATTAAGTGTCATTATGACACCTGGGAAAGCGTAACTGACGAAACCTCTCCCGATAAAAACGACGAGCGCATGTCAAAGCGACCAAAACCACGAAACGGTTATCCACCCCCAACAGATGACGCACCCTACTCCCAACCACGGGATGGCCCAAAATTTTCCGAGTTCCGAAACTCGACTCAAAAAACCAAACATAAATTACAAGCCTCTCTAAACACAGCAATGGAAAGTGACGACATCAAACTCACTAAACTCGCCTACGGACCTAATTTTCGGGTTTCATATCAGAACGGCCTCCAGACCAGCCACACAAACTCGGGCTCTCTTCCAGCAGTCCAAATAAAATTACAAACTGTCTCAACTCGCAAGTTTTTTATTCATGTCACAATCTATACCGGAAACTTTGAGTACAATAGTACATATCAGTCTGTTGACTTTGTTCTtcaaacaatatataataatggAAGAGTTTTAAGTGTACTGAAAACACTAGTATtctagttgttttaaccgttgatctgaattataaaaaatatatataatatatatattaattaaaatcaacggttaaaacaattggAACACCAATATTTTCGATACACTTgaaattttttctataataatacaTCACTCGTTTTTCCGTAAGAGAAtggagaaaaaggaaaattttatAGTTTTAAGGACTATACCAAATAGACCACACACTTATGTTGAGTTGTTCCATCTTTTGCCATGAAGGTCACTGGTAAGCACTATTGTCACCCTTTATGAtacaaaatgaaaattgaatttaagtataatatattaaaagaatTTCAAGTATACTAAGTACAttggtatttttataattttaactgttaaatttaattataaaaaatatataatatatattaattaaaatcaacattAAAATATTGAAATATCAGTATTTTAATACATTTAAAAACTTTTCTAATATATTATTAGCTGTTTTATAAACGGACATATTTGAACAACACAATTATCAATTTTCTGCTGATTAACCACTACCACTCGTtggatatattttagatattgaatTATCTGGTGCCACCCTTGTGTCTATATGTCATGATGGATAAGATATACTTCATCATATATGCAGCctattattcaattaaaataatgttCATCATGTGTGTTCACAAGATGCATGTATAAACATGTTACTTCCACTATCTTACACAAATTGTCAATAACGATTTCATTGAATCTTTTTATTCTAACAAGTGTGTTTAAAGGTATTTGTTTgtataaagtttttgaaaagaaactttAACAAGTAgctttataaatttaaaagagagatgATGGGTTagtttttctaattttcttttcttccttttacttttttaattttaaagtggGGCCCATGGAAGCAAGAGGCACAGGAGGAAGAAGTCATTATCTGGGAAAACCGTGTGAGAAGGTTATACAAGTTTTTAGCCAAAGTAAAAGGGCTTGAAGGGGTCATCCAAACACGACATAGATTCTGATGACGTGTCTCCATCACAGCCTCGTGCGGGTGGGTCCCATTTCCAATCACTCACAAGCTACACTTGATAGAGACTTTACCACTATAACTCTATTCCACTTGtgttccatttttcttcttttttcaaggGAACCCCAACAATCACTCAGCCTATTGGGCTTTTTTTAATCAATTCTTGAAGGTTTTATTGGGGACATGAATCTCTGGAAACTTAAGATatctacagaaaaaaaaaaatgttgtcTAATACATTATTTGAAAGATTATTTGCTATGTCTAGGATTGGGGCTGTCCAATccacttgacaaaaaaaaaaagattatttgCTGAATTACACAAGATAATGAgagttctgttttttttttcaacttgtGGCAGTGTCAAACAAGGACCTAATAAGTGGCCCATTAGATTGACAACTGGATGCCTAATTATTGATTTGGAATCAATGTAAGGCCCTACATGATGTCCAGAAATAAAAGGCCCCTACACCATGTCCTTTTAGAGAGAAGAAGAAGTCCCTACACTTAACAAAATCGAAGAtaccccctcccctccccccgGAAAAAATAAATAGTACATCATATATCCCAGATGGTTGGTTTATACATAAAATTGAGATTCTCTCCATGGTAAATTTCACTTAACAAAATCAATTGTGAATTTGCACCATTGGTTGAACATTCTTGTGATACATATGTTAATAATACTTAATAGTAAAATATCactttattttctcttattcagAAATACTAAAAGGTTAATCATTTCTGCTCATAAGTCGACTAACACATCAAATTTTTAACATTCTATCAATTTCGAAACACATGCATTACATCATTTGTGTCAATTTTCTTGTTATGCTTTCGCTCGTTTCCTAACACATATGAGGCATACAAAATGTTGCTATTTCTTCTCTGAGGTAAATAAAACAATGTAAAACTATAAGGCATAATCCAGAGGAGAATGACCTGATGATAACAAAGTGTGAAGATTAGTATATGGTTCATGTATATTTTTCATTTGGTGGATTCTTGTTTGGTGACTCTGAGGTGAAAACGTTAGACCAGAAATCCTCTATAAGTCTATATAGCAGTGGTTGAAAATAAACAACTTGAGGTGAGGAGAAGTTGATAATAAGAAGTCTACTTGACATCATGAATGCTTTCTTGAATTGCACTTGAGCTTTTGGTCTTCAACCTCACGTTTCAATGTTTCCAGCCTTTCAAGCAAGATTGCATTCTCCTGATAGGTTGAATGTCAATGTTAGAGCACTCAAGTACAACAAACTTGATATCACAACAACAACTAAGCCTTATAATGAAACTTGATTCATACTTTCTAAAGGCATACCTTTTGCAGGATCTTGAATTTATTATTAGTACCCTTAATCTGCCACATACACAAGTAGAGAATGATTACAAAGAGATGCATAGATGGTTGAAAATGTTAATGTGGAATGAAGTGAAGAGGAAGATAGCATACCCCTTGAAGCTCCTGCAAACACTTGCTTTCCCTATCTACAGCCTGGTCATACCTTAGCCTCCACTCCGCAGATTCGTCCATTGCTTCCCTGTTAGCAATGTCAAACTGTCGCCTGCAAACATCATCAATTGGCAACAAAAACAAGGGGATATTATGATCACAAACTTGCTTTGTCAAACTAGAACCACAAATTACAATCAAAGTGGCAGGAATCTTAAATTATGAGAAAAGGATTGGAAGGTAACCTTAGGAGCTCAGAGTCATCAGAGGAGATGCTGTAGTGAATGGCCCAAAGCCTGAAATAGACAGCAACGCCCATTAACATTAGAAAACCCAAGCTTGCTATGATTCTCCTTCTCTTCATTCTTACCACAACCATATCACACACTCTTTCTTGTGAAAAAGAGTGcagagagtgagtgagtgagtgagagagagagagagggtttctTATTGATTTCACATTTTGAGGTCCCAACTCCTCCTAACAAGAACCAACCTTGTCAGACACACCACACCACTCACTCACCtacattttctttcattttctattGGGCCTTATTGGGCCCATTCTAGGAAGCCCAATCAAATCACGCCTCCTAACCAAAAACTCACTGTCCAAAAAAAACCTAACTACAAACTTAACTAACCAAAGAGATGGAGGTAAGTAAGGTTGCGTTTGTTTTTAAGAATAAAACAGAATAAGATATTGAGAATAGGATAAGATAAGACACTGATGGATAGAGACACaacattttgtgttcttgtattctgttggtgataaactagaacaaattataaaaatttaatttattctcattttttttattaaaaaatttgatatgaaaaatataacaataaaaaatataattatgaaaaattaacaagaataatgaaagaaaaaaaataagttgtatctcTTGGTAGTGTCcttgtcaggatggacacaaaatacactaattcaatgtCTTTTGAGACATTGTCTCTATTCATATCTCCTCTGCCAAACATAATTTTATATCTCAGTGTCCTGTTTCTATAAACAAACGTAGCctaatagataataataataataataataataataataataataataataataataataataataataataaatatgaagtACGTAAAGTCAAAATGTAGCGCCAAGTAATTAATGTTATATATGTAGAGCATAGCATAGGGAGATGCCCAGGTTTAGCTCCTTAATTTGCCATTTACTAATGAATGTTACTAtcatcatgtatatatatatatatatatatatatacttacttTTTGTTCACGAATCTTATCCAAAACTAGATATTcaaatagaaaaccaaaataTACCAACACTAAGAATTTTCTGTTGGTTAATAATACAAAAGATATATTCTGTGCCcacccaaaaagaaaaataatggcTAAATAAAAGGTATATTCTCTTATTCTGTCCAACGAGCCATGCATGAACAGGGAAAGTTGTAATTAGGGATAATGCCGAAAACTAGAGGATATAATTGATGTGATCTAACTCTCAacatgaattaattaattattaattataataccgAATGGAAACGAAGACGAGGTGAACAATCATTGCATGAATATAAGTTTGGGAGAACCCATTCTAGGCAACACGTTACACACACTTAGCTTGACCGaaattagattttattaattaattagcttCCTTTTCCATAGCTTTAATTTGCTTATGCCTAATTCTTGGTCCATTGTTGTCAACGTGGATAATCATGCTATACATAGATAGACGATAGTTTAAATACATTTCTATTAACAATGTTTTCTATGTTGTTTGTTTGCATGGGAGTTCAAACAAGACTCTCAAATGCCAGCTTTTAGTGCAAAGGATCGTTCATTTTCAAAGCAGCAAAGAAACATTATAGTAAAATCACATTATATTATTGTGTtactaaattaaaacaaacaagttaaACCCTCTGATAATTACACAAACTAACAAAGTTTACTACTGTTCAACTATAGTAATTGATAACTCAAGACAAAAAAAATCATTAAGCAGAATGATATATATTTTAGGAGACTAGCTACTTAtataaaattagtaattaaaaatataaaataatttagccATTAATACATTTTTGTGTCTAATCACTTATATTTAATTCACTCGACCAAAGTTGGTGGACCAAGGAGTAGCTAATTAATTAAGGGGAATGTTAGAGGAATAatgattattttaaataatatgaataaccatcaatcaaataaaaatacacttcACTTTAATTTAAtactactaatttaaatttacttttttaatcttattaattCATATTATTCACACATTATTTAAAAATGTTGTTGATTACCTACACGTATCCATTAATTAATTAAGCCATATCAACGTATCCATAAGAAACACGCATATGACATATCTATCAAATCAAGCGACTGCGCCTCTTGTTTGGTTTGTAGTGGTGGTCTAGGAATTTGGAATAATCCTCTATAagatgattatttatttatttatttatttgatgattatttattatttaagaagaaTATTTACattacattttatattttttgtatttttaattaaaattaaaattatttttcattatttaattCCTTCtcaataaagttttttttttaagtttcatttcttattttataaatacatatttatTTAGTAAATTAATGTAATCTTATTAACTTTTAAATATTCCTCTAACAAATTTGAAATAAATaagtgataaaaataataaattaagtaaataaatagaaaattattATTGTAGTAGTctaaaaagtaatttataatttatttttacctTTTATAATTCTAgtaaattttgaattatttttggataaaaataaaagaatacttatttaaaaacagaaaagaataatattatgGATAATAATGTTCAATTGCGATTCCTTTAAATGCTGCTAAATAATCTTTCCTCACTTGTCTAATTTCCATTCGCCCATTCGGTACAGTACAGAACTTTCTAGTCCTTCGTCTTTAATTTTTCAACATTGTCCTCTTTTATTTACTTCCAGTCCTGCATCATTATCCTTCAGCATTAACTTAAGTACTAGAATATATTAATAGTTTGCATATATGTTACGAAAATTTTCAAGTATACTAGTATATTAGTGTTTCAGCCATTTTTAGCAGTtgattttagttataaaatatatataatatatataattaagattaattatatactaatatactaactttttttaataatttaaaaattttaactaacTGTTGGTGCTTTTTTACGTATCACCTAATTTAATAGAATAAGAATAAATttgttggtaattaaaattttatctaaGAATTTGTTATTATCTATAAATTgtagtatatataaaatgaaattGCGAACATCCATATTTATTTAAGTGTATTAAAAGATAATCATTAGAAGACCAACTCAAGTAAGAATAAATTAATCGattataagttttttttattatctttttttggtTTCAACAACATCGCACTAccttgtttaatttttaattttttttccttttgcacTAATatgtaacataaaaatttaattatttgttaagATATGGTGATATGATGGTACGTTTAGCTAGGAAAGCGATtgaaacatatatttatatagttTCCCAATAAAATATCGACGATTGATATATCGTTATATGGTGGAGTCTAACCCAACTAATACTAATAGTCTGaccctcttaatttatgaaaggTTTTATAGTTACGCGGTCCAAATTAAATCTCACGTCGACATTTCCAATACAATTCATTATAGTATGAGACTTGcgggttaaaaaaaaaaaagatctattAGTATATCACCATCCCGAATAAATttcatttctctttcaattcgactgaattataaaataatataataaatattgttgCTACATGGAAATTGAGTTTAGTGTATGTTTTTGGTCTTATCCTTTTATCTGAATGTATGACTCCTCATTTTGAAgggaattttctttaattttagataaaAGACATTCACTACAATAATGTATTATTATTCAAGCTAAGTTATCGAGTTTCATCTAGGACTTTGAAAAAGGGCGTGCAAGTGTCAGTAACTTGGCAATaatgtgaatgtgaatgtgaCCGATGAAAATATGAGAGAAATTAGAGGAAATAACGTGAGTGGTTTTTTATGTGATTATGTAAGGTACTTTATTAGCAAAGAGaaaaataagatagaataaaGTAAGTGGTGTCCTTTATGGGTATGGGAAAAAGTTGAGTATAGTGTTATTGATATGTAGATGAATAATGTTACTCAAAAGTCAGTGATGTTTGTTGTAGCTAAGCAATACCTTTCTCACCAAACTGGTACATACAATTTTAATTCAAAAACTCACACACAGCCGTAGATTTCAGATTTCAGATTTCACACCCACCGATCTGCCTCCACCATTCTTTATTTAATTTCCTCTTATATTATTTCCATTATTCAACCAACCTATCCTAACTCATCATAAACCACCATTACATATGCCTTGTCCTCTTCTTGCTTTTAATTGCTTTCTCGTCTTCCATTTTAATCATTAAATAAGTGACTGCATCGTACACAAATTTAtctcttttcaattcaattttttcatAATGATAATACAATAATAAGCACATAATTAAAGTTGCATTATTAAAATAGTGGATTACAAGCAAGAGGGTCCTTAAAAACTGTAAGACGTACACCCAAATGAATTAAGGAGAAGGGATTATTCTCCTTAATTAATCGTAATCAATACTTAACATTACAATGCAAGCCAACAATAGAAAATTCCCCATACAATTAACAATAATGACACACATGGATCCATCTTTGTAGAACATGATGGAACAAGAAGTATAGTTAATTAATTAGCTGGCCGATAACAGAGGCTAATTAAGTAATAATTAAatgaaactaataataatataacctTATCCAAAATTTTCCCCCAAAATACAAAATTCTGGAATCGGATCTATCCAAGTCTCTTCTATACTCTGATCTCTGATtaattagaagaagaagatgtaATTAATGAGACTATAATAATGATTAGAAGTTAATTAATCTTCAAAGCCAACTTTCTTCCAAATAGCATTCCTGACACTACGCAAGTCTCTACCTTTGAGGGTCCTTCCAATGCCTTCATGAACAGACAGAGAGGCCCCTCTTGTCTTTGCCAGATACTCGTGTGGGGGAACCCtaactcctcctccttctccgtTATAATCATCgtcctcatcatcatcttcataatcatcatcatcatcgctcTCCCATTTCCTATGATCCTTGTATTCCTGCTTTAGAATCTTTGACCAGTCAGGTATGTTCACCGGCAACGAGGTAGCTGCAGCTACATCATGATCATAAGTTGGCTGCAGCTACATCGTCTCAGGAGTTCATAAGAGCTGGAGCATGTGGAGCTACATGACGAGAAAAAAATCTGCTAATAATTTAGGAGGGGTATATTTTTCATACAATCATGACTTTGATATGGCTAAAGTTCGCTCTATAGAAGTAGAATTACAAGAGAATAAAGCAACAATTTTCTTATTACAAGCCCAGGTGACATATTTTATTAATCATTGTATGGGTGAAAAAGTGCCACATGACTTTTCTACAGCTACAAATAATgaggtaaatattatattttgttcttttttcctGAATCTTTCATTGTGAATGATTTAATAAAACGATGATTTAGTTATTGTTGGTCATTATCCTTATTTGTTCGTATGGTTTATGCCTATTAATGTTATACTTAAATTATATAATGGTCTTTGTTTTTAttctaatgtatttttatttatttttaattctaggTTGCAGACTCACCAATGGAGACAAGGGCCACCTTCTACTATTTCGTGACTTGATTATAGAATTTTATGATTGAATTGACCCAAGACTTTTGTTATCAAAGTGACTATTTATTTTAGACTTTTAGCATAGTTAAATAATAGAAGCAAAACTCTTTTCTAATTCAATTTTAGGATTGCGTTATTTGAATTTACTTTGATATGTAAATATAGTTTTTAATAAACACTGGTGGTATTTGATTTATGATTATGTAAgacttattaaatatatattatattttgaaatacaatgttcatattattttggtacctttttctattttattttgagtTGTAGATTTTAATATTGTAgtggtaatttttttattaggattGAAGGATTAAAAAGTAGTTTAtatacttaataaaaaaaaatatgttgcAGGTATCGCGGCAGTTTAAAACCGTCACAAAAATCATTTTCGATTTAATTTTTACGGCGGTTCAAAACTGCCGCAAAAGTTCAACGTTAATTTCAAATTGAAAGTTTGCGGCGGTTACCAAACCGCTGCCATACACCTGTTCTGCCTGACTCGAGAACACAGTGGCGGTTTCAAACCGCCGCTAGTTGCCGAGTGACTCTCGCGACGATTATTCTAGTGGTTCTTCAAAATCGCCGTTGCTGCTGTGCCGACAGTTGACCTGGTCACGCTTTGTTCACCGCCGGAAACAAAAAATAGCGGCAATTATAACCGCTGCCACACTCTCAAATAACCGCCGCCGCTTTAAATAAAACTATTAgtcaacaataaatttttaaataaaacttaaattttaaattaatttttagtgtactcaattaaaaaatacctaaaaaaatatctttctgcTAATAATTAAACACTTACCTTCAAGTGCTTTAAAAGGaaaattattttaagataatAGTATATTTTACTGTCTCTTTGTACAAATAAAGTAATGTctatcttttatattattattgttttattctCAAACCTCAATTCTTAATTTGGATTATGTTTGAtcattgttttctttctttcttattagAGACAGGAAGGACAACAATACGTGGTGTGGGTGAATAAATGGATTTGGCATAGCCAGTAGTCCACCAAATAACACGTAGGCAAATCAGTAATCCACCCTTACTTATTTAAACTTGTTCAACGATTTCATCTCTTAAGAGTTTGAGAGAAAATTGAATAAACTAAAGAACGGATAAGGGCAAAGTTATCCAATTATGAAAACACACATACACGTGGACCAATGTGGGTGTTCCTCTGTTCGACCATAGAAAGTAGTAATAGAAGTAGAGATTCTTAAATgctgttagtttgagctttgagCAAAGACATAAGACAAAATACCTCTGCTTGCATTTATGTATGATTATTGTTATTAAATATGATGTCTTCTCATATTCAGTACTACTATATCTATTGTCAAAAATTCATTTGAAATTCATTTCTTAATATAATGGGTTAGCTTAGCTAgatgcaatttattttttaattttgctaACATGGATTCTAAGACAATATTTCAAGAATATTAAAcaagtattttattaaaaattattaatttttttatatttaaatttattaaatatataaaaacttaaaaaattattatatttttaaaatataactttaatatatagctaattttttatttatttttatgtctaatCCCTTACTATATAACTATCACATATTATGTAATAACTGGTCTACTATAATGttgattaaattgaatttttgttaCAAGTAATGATTAAGGATCGATAAAGATGATTTTAATTtcttgataaatatttttttaaaagaaactaaaaatagttttttcgtttttattttaatgtca contains:
- the LOC112730146 gene encoding protein S40-4-like — its product is MILQPTYDHDVAAATSLPVNIPDWSKILKQEYKDHRKWESDDDDDYEDDDEDDDYNGEGGGVRVPPHEYLAKTRGASLSVHEGIGRTLKGRDLRSVRNAIWKKVGFED
- the LOC112760639 gene encoding uncharacterized protein: MVVVRMKRRRIIASLGFLMLMGVAVYFRLWAIHYSISSDDSELLRRQFDIANREAMDESAEWRLRYDQAVDRESKCLQELQGIKGTNNKFKILQKENAILLERLETLKREVEDQKLKCNSRKHS